The genomic interval TTTTGACCTGAATTCTGGCTAATTCACCTATAACAGAAACAACCCCAATATCAAATCCTGGGCTAGCTTCCACTGCTACCACATCACCTACTTGAAGTGAGAGGTTTTTCGCATTTCTGTAAAATGTCTTGCGACTATTTTTAAAGCGAATTTCAAGTATATCATAGGGCGTTTGACCAGCTGGAAGTTGCATATTTGCCAACCAATCGAAAACACCTAGTTTATTACATCCACCAGAACTACAGGTCCCGTTATTTTTGCAGCCACGTGGCGTACCACCTCCGCTACTACACGAGGAACATCCCATAGTTTTCTAATTTGATGTAAAAATACGAAAATTAAAATAGGAGATTTGTATTTTTAAGAGTACTTCACAACAGTAAGTTGTGAATAGCGAAATCTGAACGAAAATTGCTGGATTCTAGTGAAATTCAATTTATTCATTTATTTTCGGTCACAATTTTAAAATTGCCAATTATGAAGTTTGTATTCCTTTTTTGTAGTATGTCATTAGCACTGTTTATGGTTTCTTGTAACCAGAACAACGATAAAAGAAAATCATTTAATGATGTAGTTGAGTATAATGATTTCATTGTGGACCATATTGAGAAAGTAAATGCGGTTTACACGCAAGCATTAGATACGAGTTTAAGTATTGAGGAAGCATTGAAAGCTTGTGATGAATTGACTCAGTTATGCGAGAAGTCGACTTTAGAATTGAAAAATATTCAACCATTTGATGGGGATAGCTCGTTAACGATGCAAACACTACAGTACTTTCAGTACATGAAAGTGAATGGAAATACTAAAATCACCCATTTTTTAAATTTGGAGGATCGATACCTGAAATCTGATTTTACGGATGAGGAAGCTTTGATTGGTGAGATTGAAGCTGCGATAGGCAAAATCAACTTGGAGCAGGAGATTGAAAGTGAAAAGGTGAATGTGGTTCAGAAAAAATTTGCCACAAAGCACGATATGTTAATACTAAACTAGCTTTTAAGCGCGATGAATAAATCGCATCACTTGAAAACAAACCTGAGTGAAAAGTAATTTTCCGTAGGCATTTCTGTCTAAATGGTAATGAGCGTCGTTAAAAATTTCCATGAAATCAAGTGCGTTGTTATTGGAAATAAAACGCGCAAAATTATTTAAAAAAGCAGCTTCTTCCTGAGAAACACGAGTTAGCATATCTTGCGTGTAATTTTTCAATAAACTTTGTCGAACCATGTGCAAAGCATATTGAACAAACTGTTTTTGACCTTCTCGTGAAAGAGCAGAAACCTGTTCCGACCAATCAAGCATTCCATTGACATCTTTTTTGAAGCAAACCCGCATCAGTTGAATAAACAACTCCCGAAACAAATTTGCTTCGCTTTGATCGCCCATTATTTGCTGCGCATCAATCAAATTTCCGTTGCTTCGTGCGGCAATACTTTCAGCTAATTGTCGTGTAATTCCGCTATTTTCAACTACCTGTTGAATGACATCCATTGGATAAGAAGAAACCCGCAAGATTTGTGTTCTAGATCGAATGGTGATTAATAGCTTATCTGGATCATCAGTAACCAATAAAAACAAGGTTTTTGCTGGTGGTTCTTCTAAGATCTTTAATAATTTATTGGCACAAGTTGGATTCATTTCTTCCGCCATCCAAATCAACATCACTTTGTATCCGCCTTCGTAAGATTTCAAGGCCAATTTTTTCACAATCTCCAAACTTTCTTCCGTCCCGATAATAGGTTTTCGCTCCTTGTCATCTATTCGTTTGGTCCAATGATATAAGTCAAAAATGGGTTGTTCTTTGATTTGAGTTCGCCAAAGCGGTAGAAGTGGGTTGGTTATTTTTGAAAGAGTTTGAACCGTTGGAAATGAAAAATGCAAATCAGGATGTTGTAAGTCATCTACTTTTTTACACGAAGCACATTTTCCACAGCTATCCTTTTCTCCTTTGTCTTCACAGAAAATATACTGAATAAATGCAAGTGCAAGTGGAAGAGTTGCGTGGCCAGATTTCCCAGCAAATAACTGAGCATGACTAATTTTACCTCCTTTGACTTCTTCGATCAAATGAGATTTTAGTTCTTCTTG from Fluviicola taffensis DSM 16823 carries:
- a CDS encoding ATP-binding protein — protein: MQFNSIPGQEELKSHLIEEVKGGKISHAQLFAGKSGHATLPLALAFIQYIFCEDKGEKDSCGKCASCKKVDDLQHPDLHFSFPTVQTLSKITNPLLPLWRTQIKEQPIFDLYHWTKRIDDKERKPIIGTEESLEIVKKLALKSYEGGYKVMLIWMAEEMNPTCANKLLKILEEPPAKTLFLLVTDDPDKLLITIRSRTQILRVSSYPMDVIQQVVENSGITRQLAESIAARSNGNLIDAQQIMGDQSEANLFRELFIQLMRVCFKKDVNGMLDWSEQVSALSREGQKQFVQYALHMVRQSLLKNYTQDMLTRVSQEEAAFLNNFARFISNNNALDFMEIFNDAHYHLDRNAYGKLLFTQVCFQVMRFIHRA
- a CDS encoding LIC11966 family surface protein, whose amino-acid sequence is MKFVFLFCSMSLALFMVSCNQNNDKRKSFNDVVEYNDFIVDHIEKVNAVYTQALDTSLSIEEALKACDELTQLCEKSTLELKNIQPFDGDSSLTMQTLQYFQYMKVNGNTKITHFLNLEDRYLKSDFTDEEALIGEIEAAIGKINLEQEIESEKVNVVQKKFATKHDMLILN